A portion of the Malania oleifera isolate guangnan ecotype guangnan chromosome 3, ASM2987363v1, whole genome shotgun sequence genome contains these proteins:
- the LOC131151177 gene encoding uncharacterized protein LOC131151177 — protein sequence MQLKEEITLIQRESHSVSEYLHAIKVLVDELAVIDSPVSADDTTLYLLNDSGPEFSEIASPIRAHENSFMFKELYDMLVGHKSYLQCVDASNSMLVATTNPTQRRIPLPLSTATNVPALVPMVNVAPTLVAIIVGSSLWLVDSTASHNIISDLANLSVHSEYDDTDEVIIGDDSVSSAITKDLAIPVVPSIGQIPSSPTTVTDSAPATPSFPSCSSSLSPAPSLPEVATSSTIPASLT from the exons ATGCAACTTAAAGAGGAGATTACTCTCATTCAGCGAGAGTCCCATTCTGTCTCGGAGTATCTCCATGCCATCAAGGTTTTAGTTGATGAACTTGCTGTGATTGACTCTCCCGTCTCAGCGGACGACACTACTTTATATCTCCTCAACGATTCTGGCCCTGAATTTAGTGAGATTGCATCGCCTATTCGGGCACATGAGAATTCTTTTATGTTTAAGGAGCTTTATGATATGCTGGTTGGCCATAAAAGTTACTTACAATGTGTCGACGCATCCAATTCCATGCTGGTTGCCACTACGAACCCCACTCAGCGTCGCATTCCACTTCCACTTTCAACTGCAACCAACGTTCCAGCCCTGGTTCCTATGGTCAACGTCGCCCCAACTTTGGTCGCAATAATCGTAGGGAGCAGTCTG TGGCTTGTGGATTCCACTGCTTCTCACAACATCATCTCCGATCTTGCCAATCTCTCTGTTCACTCGGAGTATGATGACACGGATGAGGTCATCATTGGCGATGACTCAG TTTCAAGTGCTATCACAAAAGATCTTGCCATTCCAGTGGTGCCTTCCATTGGACAGATACCCTCCTCTCCTACCACCGTGACAGACAGCGCTCCTGCAACTCCATCTTTCCCTTCCTGCTCTTCATCACTCTCCCCTGCACCTTCTCTACCAGAGGTAGCCACTTCATCCACCATACCTGCATCTTTGACCTAG